The following proteins are co-located in the Bacteroidales bacterium genome:
- a CDS encoding PorT family protein, which translates to MKNYLRYCLVIILAVISVHSSAQINTGYLFGVNLTTMSVKVNGISYPAESPFAIHFGQYFEIPFNDNFAFEPALKFSAKGADYLIDSTDFSISPIYFEVPLNVKLRFGSRSVKVSLYGGPYFACGIGGYKIVPGGELKDIRYGKNDYNDLRRFDIGYNLGAGISIKGFSVSVQYGVGLSDISPITALETEMKNQVIGITFRSAGGGSR; encoded by the coding sequence ATGAAGAACTATCTTAGATATTGTCTGGTAATAATATTAGCCGTTATATCTGTACATTCATCTGCCCAGATTAATACCGGGTATCTCTTCGGTGTCAATCTTACCACAATGAGTGTAAAGGTAAATGGGATCAGCTACCCTGCAGAGAGCCCCTTCGCAATACATTTTGGCCAGTATTTTGAGATCCCGTTCAACGATAATTTTGCCTTTGAGCCGGCCTTGAAGTTTTCTGCGAAGGGAGCAGATTATCTGATTGATTCCACCGACTTTTCAATTTCGCCGATATACTTTGAAGTACCGTTGAATGTAAAACTGAGATTTGGTTCCAGGTCAGTCAAGGTTTCTCTTTATGGTGGTCCGTATTTTGCATGCGGCATTGGCGGCTATAAAATTGTTCCGGGAGGTGAGTTAAAAGATATAAGATACGGTAAGAATGACTACAACGATCTGAGACGGTTTGATATAGGTTATAATCTTGGTGCAGGAATAAGTATTAAAGGCTTTTCTGTTTCTGTTCAATACGGAGTTGGCCTCTCTGATATTTCGCCGATAACTGCTCTGGAGACTGAGATGAAGAACCAGGTGATTGGCATAACATTCAGATCAGCAGGTGGTGGTTCACGATAA
- a CDS encoding AraC family transcriptional regulator: protein MAPLRTSLLYFIYLCFDLIQTNEFKYNSYVNSYHPDWPLLDVKSTISNDPLAIKSYLNLITAFQIIFYIIISMLKIVRKANFTGKSILNTDDEILKLLRNMILHLSAIILIFIVVKLAFEADLGDYFIGIYVCFFAFLTSFRVMSDSTYFDRTTSFMDLSISKYQKSSLTESDKQRILENIRMEFDKNKYYSENLASLSELAKKIGSSPHHVSQVINEKLNKSFFELLAFYRVEEAKKILAGDKANKITIEELSEMVGYNSKTAFNNAFRKLSGKTPSDFRKSITS from the coding sequence GTGGCTCCATTACGTACTTCCCTGCTTTACTTCATATACCTCTGTTTCGACCTGATACAGACTAATGAGTTTAAGTATAACTCATATGTCAACAGCTACCATCCCGACTGGCCTCTGCTCGATGTCAAATCAACAATTTCGAATGATCCTCTGGCGATTAAAAGTTACCTGAACCTGATAACTGCTTTTCAGATAATTTTCTACATCATTATATCAATGTTAAAGATTGTAAGAAAGGCAAACTTTACAGGAAAATCTATACTCAATACAGATGATGAAATTCTTAAACTTCTGAGGAATATGATCCTTCATCTTTCTGCCATAATATTGATATTCATTGTAGTTAAGCTCGCTTTTGAAGCAGATCTGGGGGATTATTTTATAGGAATATATGTTTGTTTCTTTGCATTTCTGACATCATTCAGGGTAATGTCAGATTCAACCTATTTTGACCGTACTACTTCATTCATGGATTTATCTATCAGCAAGTATCAAAAATCTTCACTGACAGAGTCTGACAAACAAAGAATACTGGAAAACATCAGGATGGAGTTTGATAAAAACAAATACTATTCGGAAAATCTTGCCTCATTATCAGAGCTTGCAAAGAAGATTGGTTCTAGTCCTCATCATGTATCCCAGGTAATTAATGAAAAACTTAATAAGAGCTTTTTTGAATTACTGGCTTTTTACAGAGTTGAAGAAGCAAAAAAGATCCTTGCCGGCGATAAAGCTAATAAAATTACTATTGAAGAGCTTTCAGAAATGGTCGGCTATAACTCAAAAACTGCATTTAATAATGCCTTCAGGAAACTATCAGGTAAAACGCCATCTGATTTTAGAAAATCGATAACTTCCTGA
- a CDS encoding sigma-70 family RNA polymerase sigma factor encodes MKTEVTKSGTPFKNPHQSLIDGCKKGDQKAQFQIYKLYYKAMYYTSLQIVRNRMEAEDVMQESFLAAFDSIDSYSGTVSFGAWLKKIVYNRSLDYARKNSRFVFEDLDYCFDLEADYPEIENDREDTERRVSKVKEAITTLPSKCRNVLSLYLLEGYDHEEISDILSISTSTSRSQYSRGRDRIIREFRKEQAC; translated from the coding sequence ATGAAAACAGAGGTGACAAAATCAGGAACTCCATTTAAAAATCCACACCAGAGCTTAATTGATGGCTGCAAAAAAGGGGACCAGAAGGCCCAGTTTCAGATCTACAAGCTGTATTATAAAGCTATGTATTATACAAGTTTACAGATTGTCAGGAACAGGATGGAAGCTGAAGATGTAATGCAGGAGTCATTCCTCGCAGCATTCGATTCCATTGACAGCTATTCAGGTACAGTAAGCTTCGGAGCATGGCTGAAGAAGATTGTCTATAACAGATCTCTCGATTACGCCAGGAAAAACAGCAGGTTTGTTTTCGAGGATTTAGATTATTGTTTTGATCTGGAGGCAGATTACCCTGAGATTGAAAATGACAGAGAAGACACTGAAAGGCGTGTTAGTAAAGTCAAAGAAGCAATTACCACTCTTCCATCAAAGTGCCGTAATGTCCTTTCTCTATACCTGCTTGAAGGTTATGATCATGAAGAAATCAGTGATATCCTGTCGATCTCGACAAGCACTTCAAGATCTCAGTACTCAAGGGGCCGTGACCGTATTATAAGGGAGTTCAGAAAGGAACAGGCGTGTTAG
- a CDS encoding C_GCAxxG_C_C family protein yields the protein MDKKEEKALVSFRSGLNCAQAVLNGYSELLDFDNGFALNISSGFGGGMGRLQETCGAVTGSYMVLGIYNGKKYSDNAEKKEVTYKMIQEFSERFKSLNGTTDCRSLLKCDLRTEEGHRYAVENNLFGTTCEKCILDSMRIVDDIIEKQIQ from the coding sequence ATGGATAAAAAAGAGGAAAAGGCACTGGTTTCTTTCAGGTCAGGATTAAATTGTGCGCAGGCAGTACTAAATGGCTATTCAGAGCTGCTGGATTTTGATAATGGTTTTGCATTGAATATTTCATCAGGCTTTGGCGGAGGCATGGGACGGCTTCAGGAAACATGCGGGGCTGTTACCGGATCCTATATGGTACTTGGGATCTATAATGGAAAAAAATACTCTGATAACGCTGAAAAAAAGGAAGTTACATATAAAATGATACAGGAGTTCAGCGAAAGGTTCAAATCTTTAAACGGTACAACCGATTGCAGATCATTGCTGAAATGTGACCTTAGAACCGAAGAGGGACACCGCTATGCTGTTGAAAATAATCTGTTTGGTACAACATGTGAGAAATGTATTCTCGATTCGATGAGAATAGTGGATGATATTATTGAAAAGCAGATACAATGA